The sequence below is a genomic window from Setaria italica strain Yugu1 chromosome IV, Setaria_italica_v2.0, whole genome shotgun sequence.
TGCTCACCGCCGGCCAAATCCTAGCTGTCACGCTGCCCGCATGAACCCTCACTGCCCTCAGGTACCGCCGTCATGCTgcctgcgccgccacctcccctcctcACCCACTCTAACTCCTCCTCCACACGGCCGTCATACTGCTGGAGCTCTGATGAACTGCCGACCTAGCTCCAACCCCCTCTAACTCACACAAGTGCACCAGTGCACGCCCCAAGGTCCCCCGATCACAACCGTGTACTCCTTAGGACCCCAAACCTTGCCTAGGCCCCACCCCCAATTCGCTCCTATAAGGaaatatatgtgtatattaggatgtttttattctttccttgtacacttgacgTATTCCTTgcactccaagccatattggcgaTATATATACAGAGGTCACCCCTCTCATTAGGGTatgtggtgtttcccatctacttttctacatggtatcacgagattagatcgtggcctcctctcctctccctgtgCCTTCCCCCCTGATCTGCACAAACCTAGGCGGCTCCCTCCTGCTACGTCGCTACCACCCACCCTCCGTTGCACCTCCCTATTCGACGCCCCCCTGCTGCGCGCCATGTCCTCCGTCGACTCCTTTGTGTCCGACGACACCACCGTCCCTGCTGCTGATCTTGTGCAGCCTCCTGGACCTTCCCTACTGCCGACAGTGGTGCATCTGTGCCGCCACCTGGCACCAGCAGCTCCTTTGGCGGTGTGCCCCAATCTCCTCCTGTCGGTGACGCGCCCAGCAACGGCGGCAGTGGCTTCATCATgtacccggcgccgccgcccgctgtcCACACCTACGCACCATCTCCGTGAAGTCTCACGTCCCCGTGACGCTGACAATGAAGTCCAACGCCTACTCCAGATGggcgtccttcttcaagtccatgtgcagcaagttTGGCCTCCGGTCGCACATCGACGGCACGGTGGCTCCTCGTCCCCAAGACCCTGActgggatcaagcggattgTTGTGTCCGCTCCTGGATCTTCAGCTTCGTTGACGACTCCATCCTCAACCTCACCATGACCGATGATGACCAGACCGCCCAGGAACTCTGGCTCGCCATCGAGGGACTCTTCCGCGCCAACAAGCAATCTAGGGCGATCTTCCTCAGTCATGATTTCCACTCCATGATGTAAGGCGACTCCTCCATCACCGAGTACTACAGTCGCATGAAGACTCTCACCGACACCCTTCACGGCATCAGCCATCCTTTTCAGGGCTCCCAGCTTGCCCTGAACCTCCTCCGTGGCCTCAACCCACGCTTCTCCAACACCGTTGACGACATCGCCAACTCCACCGCTGGCTTCTCGTCCTTCACCCAAGCGTGGGACATGTTCACCCTGATGGAACTTCGCCTCACCAACGAAGAAggtctccaactccaccaccctTCTCGTCGGGAACtcttcgtcgtcctcctcctccttcggcTGTACGGACGGATGTTGCCCGCCGTCTAGCTATGCTCAGACTGGCGGTGACGGTGGCACctacggcggcagcagcagtggCCGCACTGGTGGCGGCAATAGCAAGAAGAAGTGGCAGCAGAAGAAGGGCGGCAGCAGCTTCCAGGCatcctccggcgacggcggttcCCACGGCGGCAGCCCCCACGACCCACCGGCCCGTGGTTCTGCTTCAGTCTAGGGGCTAGCTCCTACGGCGCCCTGGGTTTCCAGCAGgccggcggtcagggcggcagGGGCTAGCGCGCCGGCGCCCCTAGCCTCCTCNNNNNNNNNNNNNNNNNNNNNNNNNNNNNNNNNNNNNNNNNNNNNNNNNNNNNNNNNNNNNNNNNNNNNNNNNNNNNNNNNNNNNNNNNNNNNNNNNNNNTGTAATCTGATTTCTGTTCGTCAGTTTCTAAGGGGcaataactgcaccatagagtttgacgCTTTTGGTTTTTTTGTCAAGGATTTGTCGACTAGACGCATGATTCTTCGCTGCAATAGCGTCGgcgatctttacaccatgcctccagcATCCAACTTTGCAGCGCCCCACGCCGacctcgccatctcctccaattTATGGCATCTTCGTCTTGGTCATCATGGTCCTACCGCCATCACTACACTTAGACAGAATTCCTCCATTGCTTCTAATAAAGCCAGTCATACTCTATGTCATTCATGCTAGTTAGGGAAACATATGCGGTCACCTTTCACTCATTCTAGCTCTCGCAGTTCTGCTCCCtttgagttagttcactgtgatgtttggacttctccgGTAGCTAGTGTTTCTGGTTATCACTACTACCTAGTTATTTTGGACGACTTCTCGTATTTTTGTTGgacgtttcctctagttcacaagtctgaagtTGCCTCATAAATCACTAACTTCTGCGCCTATACTCATATGCAGTTTAGTCTTCCTGTTCGTAGCATCCAGGCTAACATCGGGACTGAGTTTGTCAATAGGACTCTCACATCTTTCTTAACTTCTCGGGGTATCCACCTGGGCCTCTCATGTCCCTACACTTCTCCCCAGAATGGGAAAGCCGAGCATGTCCTCCGCACACTTAATAATGTCACTCGCCCTTGCTTATTcatgcctccatggccgccccaTACTGAGCTAAGGcgctcgccaccaccacctatcttctgaaccAGTGCCCCTATTCTGCCGCTCAGAATGACATCCCCTACCGCCTCCTCTACTCCCAGTGTCCCGAGTACTCTCACTTGCGTGTCTTCGGTTGTCTTTGCTACCCCGACCTCTCAGCCACGGCAAgccacaagcttgctcctcgCTTCTCAGCCTGTGTTTTCCTTAGTTATCTCTCATCTCAAAAGGGGTACTGCTGCATTGACTTGTCCACCCgtcgagtcatcatctctcacCATGTTGTCTTCGATGAGTccgtctttcccttctcctcccacccTACTCACTCGTCGCAGCTCGACTTCCTTTTGTCGAGCCCCACCGATGTTCCTGCATCCACCTCGGTCGCTCTGTCGTCAAACGTTGAGCAGCCACATCCCTCACcagttgttttgcaggaactcACTGACGACGACCCTGCCATACTATTACATGGGCCGACCgtgtaccccacttcatctgtGGGTGGGTCGCCGCTCTCCACCGTGCTCCCGACTGCTCCGACCATGCCACGCGCGGGTGCTGCCCCGTCCGCGACCGCAGCGCTCTCGACTGCTCCGACCGCGACCACGGCGCGTGCGGCGCGCTCCTGACTGCTCCGACCACGACCGCGCCATGTGTGGGTGCGGCCCCGACCGCGACAACAGCACTCCCGACTGCTTCCATCGCGACTGCAGCGCACGCGGGCGCGCTCCCAACTGCTCCGACCACGACCGCGCCAAGCACGGGTGTGGCCCCGACCGCTCCGACAGCTCTCCCACCTACTTCGATCGCTGCGGATCTTGGTGTGCCTGCGGGAGGGTCGCCGACTTCTCCCTCGTTCGTGGCCTTGGCGCCCCAAGCACCCACGGCCCTAgcacccgctcctcctccgcgccctaCCACTCGATCTGTGACTGGGGCCATCTAGCGGGTGAACTACCAGGGCTTGACGGCCTCGACTTCTTCTTCGCCCTCTCCAATTCCGGCAAACTACCACGGTGCTTTGGCTGACGCCAACTGGTGTGCTGCCATGGTTGACAAATTCTAGGCCTTCATCGACAATGACACCTGGCGCCTTGTCCCGCGGCCGCCCGGTGCCAATGTCATGTCAAGCAAGTGGATCTTCCGGCATAAGTTCCATGCCAATGGGTCCCTCGCTCAGCACAAGGCACGTTGGGTCGTTCGCGGCTTCTCCCAAGGCCACGACatcgactacgatgagacctttaGTTCGGTTGTCAAACCAGTGACGATACAGACCGTCCTCAGCATCGCCACTTCTCGCGCCTAGCCGATCCACCAGCTAGACGTGAAGAATGTGTTTCTTCATGGACACCTCGCGGAGACTGCCTACTGCTAGTAGCCTCCCGACTTTGTCGACCCCGCCTCCTCAGATCACGTCTGTCTCCtgcagaagtccttgtatggactgaAGCAGGCCCCAAGGGTATAGTACCACCGATTCGACTCCTTCCTTCACCAGCTCGGCTTCATCGCCTCTGCCTCCGATACCTCCCTCTTTGTCTATAGAGAGGGGCTGAGCCTCGCCTACGTACTGCTCTACGTCGATGACATCATCCTCACCGCCTCGTCCTCGACTCTCCTTCAGCACATCATGGGGCGCCTTCACTCCGAGTTCGCCATGACAGATCTTGGTgacctacaccacttcctcggCATCTCCGTCACGCGTTCCTCCCAGGGCCTATTCCTGTCTTAGCGACAGTACGCCCTCGATCTTCTTTAGCAtgctggcatggctgagtgtcactctaccGCGACTCCcattgacactcatgccaagctttcgGCAGACGACAACGCCAAGCTTCAGGACGGCTCTAAGTATCAGAGTCTTGCTGGGgctcttcagtacctcaccCTAACTCAACCTGACCTGGGGTATGCAGTTCAGCAGGTGTgtctcttcatgcatgacccgcgCAAGCCCCACATGGCCCTGATCAAGTGCATCCTacgctatgtgaagggcacgaTCTCCTCTGGACTTCACATCGGCATCGGCTCTGTTCAGTCTCTGACTGCCTACTCCAATGCCGAATGGGTTGGCTGTCCGGACTCTCGATGCTCCACCTCTGGCTTCTGCGTCTACCTCGGTGACAATTTGgtttcttggtcctccaagcgccagaCCACGGTGTCTCGTTTCAGAGCTGAGGCGGAATATCGTGTTGTGGCTCATGCAGTGGCAGAGTGTTGCTGGCTGCGccaacttcttcaggagcttcatgtccTGCTTGCTTCAGCCACTGTTGTCTACTATGACAATGTGAGTGCTGTCTATATGACAGCCAACCCGATGCAACATCGGCGCATgaagcacatcgagattgatattcacttcgtCCGTGAGAATATGGCATTGGGTGAGGTCCAGGTTCTCCATGTGTTGTCTGTAACAACCTAGCCCaattaaaccatgtttaatcttagTTAAAGTCATTTgagcataaagaagaacaattggcagttgtgaagacaagtaaaaagacacttttgccctCAAAAGCTAAAACTGTTTAAAACATAACTCAactttttgcttaagaacttaaaaatatgTCCAACTAATAGTTGTAGAAATCAACTTTCCTAACAACTATTATTTGTGGTGTTTTGCTTGAATCTAagcagaagaccttcaaaaactcaaaGTTTAAAACTATGtcaaattaagaaaaatagataaagccccaactttggagctctttatctaGAATTTTCCAAAGTAAACTCAATCTGAACTCTAtaaaaaagttttagagctttaaGCTCTTAACAACTTTTACTAAAGGAGTAAGGTAGAAATCCACACATAAGGCTTCCAAAACCTAGGTCAAATTCAGCTAGTTCGGTCAACCCAGCCTCAATCAGCAATCTAGGCTAAGTCTGGAAGCAGTTCAACTATGCATTTTGGATTAAAATTATCTCACAAAACTTGAACTGAACGCcagcaaaaccctttataagagtttgagaactaagtttataCAACAACTTCCTCAATTGAACTCTGGTCAAATTCGCAacagaagcttttcaaaattgggGCTTAAGTCAGCCAAAAACCCTGAAATCAGCCAAACTGCCGTTTTTGCCTAAGTCTGGAAATCTGACGTTCCTCTAGACTTTGAAactttgtatcttcaaatctgctaataatttgaactcggttcaattacaaaatttgaacttggatctgaggactacaacttttgtaaggGGACTTCAGGTCGCGCAGTTCGAAAATCGGGAGATTTTGGCGCTTGAAGATCGGCCCGGCGAAGCGATCCCGCGGATCCCTCGGTCAGAGCGTGCCAGAGAACGCGCGCGCCATGCTCCGCTCGCCGCCCACCGCGTGGACGCCGCTCACCGGCACAGCGCCTCCACCCAGTCTCCGGCCACGGCAGGGAGACGCCTCACCCACCCTACGGCTAGTGAGCACGCGGTCGCCTTGTCGTGCCTGCGCCACCCCGCTTCGCCCGAGGGAATGCCCCGCCCTGAGCGCACGTGCCCCCGCGGACGCCTGCTCggcgctgcctcctccgccaaccgccgCTCAGCCGTGACCGCCCcaccccgcctcgccagtgacgcggccccggcaaagccgttaTGGCCGCGCACACTCGCTCCGCCCGACGCCTGCTCGCATTGCCTGCCGCGCCACCCACCCTCCCCTGTTCGCAAATGGCGCCACGTCCATTAACGGCCGCCGCAGTGCCCCGACGCCCTCCGGTCCCGTCCGCCAGCACCGCGACTCCGCCTCACTTGCCTGCTCcacccggccctataaaaggagtcCCTACGCGGCCTGAGCCCCCTTCCCCGCTCGCCCTTGCCACTCGCGAGAGCTTCCCTGCTCTCTCTTAGCCCCGCCGCATTCCCTCTccatggagctcccccttccgcacTGCCCTGCACCTCGTCGACACAACCACCAGCTTCGCCGCCACCTCGTGCAGCTCAGGCGCTTGCCCATCGCCGCCTCCAAGCCCCGACGCTGTCGGAATCCCCGCTGCCTGACGCCATCCCTGCCGCTCGCCATccgccgccgttccgccccCGCCCGACCTTCTCTTTGCCCCCAACTGCCGCCAATCAACTTCCTGTGAGCTCCTCCACCTTTCCCGCAACTTCTTGCTCGGGATTGGCCGGCGCATCGCCGGAATGTGGCCAGACTGCCACCGGTTGCGCCGCCGAGGGCACACTTGTGTCTTCCCGTTTCTTCCAGGGGCCTTAGCGCTAAAGCTAGGGACCTCTGCGCGTTTAACCtatagacctaggggctagaccGTAAGTTTGCCAcaattttcttttataatcGGCAGGAAAtgtatttaactttggaaattcaccaaaactcgtagaaaattcagaaagatgtcaaaccaattttgctagactcagtataaactgtagtttctaataaaaatacttttggcacgtGTCTCTGCTaggattaatgttatatgttttaatccttgtttaagctatttaaatcataataaattgtagaaaaatgctaaaatggtgGTCCGGTGTCCTAACCCGAGCGGCGGCGCCACTCCCTCCTCATCCCTACACCTAGTCCACATGCACCGCGCACGCACACATCCCTCCCTCGGTCCACCACGTGGCCATGGCATGCGTACCACGCAGCCCACCATGTGGATGCTGTCAACCCCACCACAGGAACCCCACGCCATGTCGCACACAGGCCCACCTACCATCCTCACACACGTAGCGAAAACACTAGATACACCCGGTAAAATCCACCCCAAATGTTATTCTACCCATTTCTTTCATCCAAAAAAATTTCACCAAAATTCTTAAAAATACTAGGTAAATCCACAAACCCAACAAAGCCACTCAAACCCAATTTGAACATTATTAAGGTGAGAAAATAAATACAATTAATTTCAGCCAATAGAAACGTCCCACAAGTGTACCCTAAAAATACCCTTCCCTATTTCTTATTTCTAAAAATTACCcaaaattcaccaaaaatatTAGAATCCATTCCAAGCATAGTCATACCTTATTTGTCCAAATCTCACACCCATAACCCCTATAATTAAATCCTCCCCTTTTGATTAATGGAAAACCCTATATTTCACGTGACTAAAACTAGGAAACTATTCCGAGAAGCTCTAGAAAAACCCTAGAAAATTCTAGGAAATTACCCAAGCCCTCTAAACACCAATTCTATTCTTATAACTCATGTTTGATGTATTGCTTTGATTGTCTGCTTGATTAATTTTCTTACATATAACTACGATCATACAGAAAACGATTACGCCGGAAACACATTTGACGACCCGGATTATGAGGAAGAAGCTCTGAACGATCCAAACTTCGAGGAAGGCAAGTCCCacaaatcatcatcatattttgaTCCCAAGctttattaataaaataaaccaAGATAATAACAAGTTTACTTTATAAGCTTTACATATTTCCTTTATTTCCTTGCTTAGCTCATCCTAATAATTTTGAGCCCTCCTTGATATCATAAACCCCATATACACTAGGTCATACCATGGTTCACAAAATCCTAAGGAAGAGTGTGAGTGCTTTGAGAATTGCACAAAAATAACTGAAGTGAGTCTAGCAACCAATTAAGGATGGACCCACGAGTAAGAGGGTAGCCTCGACAAAAGATCCTATCCTAAAAAGCTTACTCTGGTCATGTGATGACCGACTCatgggaaagtctttctagtggaCAGTACAGCCGCacgtgccaaaaaggtacagccttcgaGAGTGCCTATAtatgtgaggccttgattcacaccccaccaACCAAACCTAATAAACCATCCTAAGGGGCCATGGTGGGCAACAGATAGACTGGAGTAGGTGCTTCGCAGAGTCCCAGGTCTGGTCGGCACAGGTCATGAGTTGAGGTCCATAGGACCTGCTGACATTGTATGTCAAGTTATGATGCATCTTTTCCCGGGATAGAGTCCATTAGTGGACATGGTGTGACCCCTGTTTACTAGTCGTATCTGTGGATGGAGTTAGGGAATGTTGTCTAGGAATAGACACGGGTGGGTACGGGTCTCGTAGTTCAGTACTGCCTATGATCAAGTTATGGGCTGATCGAACATgcgggtaaagtgtacacctctgcgcagAGTTATAAAACTATTCCAATAGCCGAAGCTCTTGGTCAAGAGCTCACATAGTTAAAGCTCCCATTGATTAGTCATAACCTGCTTTATGAAAAGAGTGAGGTTTAAACTTGTTCTGAGATGTGTCTAGAAATGAGACAAAAGATGGCTCTGGTAATCCCCTCAAGGAACACCAACTTATAAACATCTACATTCCATTCTCTTCAAATTATAACCATATACACTATGCATACAACTAGCTTTCAGGCAAACTAGCAGCTATTCCTTGAAATCCTGCACGAAATAATACAACAACTgtgggatttgctgagtacccaTCATATGGTGCTCACcctttcttccccttcttttctttttctagagGAAGAAGTCGTCGCTAAAGAGGGCGAGGATCCTGAGGATCTACCATAGGAGCCAAGCCGCATGTTGGCTTGGGACTGCTACGTAGAACTCCGCTGTATAATTAAGGTTGAGGCTACGGCCCCTCTTGTATCATTAGTAGTATGCTTTCTCTTTTTCAACCttatgtaaattatcaataaaaGTTGTACGAAGTATCGATGTGATGCTTCTTGTGTGAAGTGCTCGTATCATCTACTGATCCAGGGAATGATACGAATGACATTCGGGGTCCTTTTTAGGGGCAGCCCCCATAGTGAGGGAGGGAAAGGAATGAGGGAGGGGGGTAGGGGTCGGGTGCACGGCGCGGGCGATGGGGGTGGAGGGTTTTCCCATAAGCAATAGTGGGTGATTTTTTGCAAATTCAatgcaaaatttgaatttctctTCTTCGAGTTGAAATATTTAGAGTCCAGGGTCTGTTCGTAGAAAATGAGCTTGTTTGTCATTGTGGAAGGATTGACGTGAACTTCCTATTTTGATTTAAAAAAAGCCCGAGGATCGTTTTATGAATTATATTGCACGTGCTAGTGGTAATCTTTGATGGCCGGTTCACCTACGATCCGAAGGTCACGAAAAAAGGACGACGTGGCCCAATTAGACTAGCGAGGTAGGACCCCCGAGGATAGGGGTCTCGATGTGGTCTCTTTGTCTCtatcttagagcaactccaagagtactcaaaaaattcttccccaaaactatgtattgggggttcttccaaaaaaaaatttccaaaaaacatatcaatccacagcagatcgctaataaatagctcctaatattttaaaacaggccacgtcatcgtattgggcccatcggaagggacgcgcgagcgtgcgggaatcaggattgggggaggaatgccaacgctaaaatatacatggtggtaggc
It includes:
- the LOC106804258 gene encoding uncharacterized protein LOC106804258, whose translation is MAECHSTATPIDTHAKLSADDNAKLQDGSKYQSLAGALQYLTLTQPDLGYAVQQVCLFMHDPRKPHMALIKCILRYVKGTISSGLHIGIGSVQSLTAYSNAEWVGCPDSRCSTSGFCVYLGDNLVSWSSKRQTTVSRFRAEAEYRVVAHAVAECCWLRQLLQELHVLLASATVVYYDNVSAVYMTANPMQHRRMKHIEIDIHFVRENMALGEVQVLHVLSVTT